The segment ATAGCGCCATTTTTTCCGAGAGAGATTTATGTTGGAGCGGTAGCCATTCTTTTGCTAGGTCAAGTTCCCCATCTATCTGTAAGAGTTGTTCCTGTATCTCACGTTCTCGTTGTTGCTTTTTTTGGAAAACAGCATAAAGCTTTTGATAATCTGTTACTTCTTGGCCCTCATTTTTCATCGTTTCAAGCGTGTTCATTATTCCTAATGAGTGATGATAGGCAAAATCAGCCACTGATTGTTCCATTTTTTGTTGCTTTCGTTTATTCTCATTGATTGTTTGAGTAATCTCTTCTAATTGTGCCAATACAATATCCAGTTGTCCTAGTTTCTCTTGCCATTTCCCTTTGATTTCTGGCAAATTTTGGTTTGTAGTGTTCTTAGGTTTTCTACGAGTCAACGTATAGCCAACCACTCCCAAAGCAAGCAATGGCCCCAATATTTTTCCAGGCATAGGTAAGATTAAACCAATCACAGCTAACACTAACGCACTAACGTAAAATTTGAAAAAGGATTGTTTTTCTGGAACATCCTGGGTCGGTCTTGTTTGGATCAGCGTTGGATGGGCTAGTTCTAATTCATTGATCTCTGCTTCTAGTGTTTGTTGCTGTTCCTTCACAATATCAAAACGAATCGCTAACTGACTGTGTTCATCATTTAATTGTTGCGCCATCGTATACAAAGAACGCCACTCTGGATCATCAATAAATTCCTGTGGTCGTTGCAATCGATCCCAGCGCCAACGTTGTTCTAAGATTTTCAATTCTGACGCTGTTTCCCTTGTCTCTACTTGCAGTCTTTGCCACTCATCCATTAATTGCTCAGTTGAAAATTGCTTTTGCTGTAGTGCTTTCAACTCTTGTTCTTGTTCTAAATAAAAATAATAACATGCAGACTGTTGATCTATCCCACTATGTCGCTCTAACGAAGCCTCAAGTTCTTCCAGACGTTCGTTCATTTGTTGATAACGTTTGGTAAATACTTCTAAATCTTGTATTAGTGATTCATCCGGTACTTCAGCTAGCATATTTTTTTTCAGTGATTGCCACTCTTCATATAAAGAGAAATTCAATTCTTGTTGATGATACAGCGTAAGTTTTTGATTGATTTGTTCGATATCATGCAATAAGAGCTGTTGTTGTTCTGCTAGTCGTTGTTCCTCCATGATCCATTCACTATAGATCGCCTCTTGCCCTTGCTTTTGATGAATCTTTTCTTGTAGTTGTTTCCATTCATTTAGTCGCTGATTAATCACTAATTTTTGACCTTTTCTTTTAAACAACTTATCAGCTGATTGATAATATTCTTGTCTTTTTTGAAAGACATGAGAACTTCCAGTGATTCCTAATGAAATCAGCGCATCATGTAATTCTTTTTCTGTTAAATGAGCAAGTTCACTCAGTTGTTCTTGTTGAAATGTAAAAACCTGCTGGAATAACTCTTTCGTCAAAGGTGAAAGTAGTTTTTCTAAGAGTTCATCACTTCCACTTTGGCCATTACATGTGACCTTCGATTTACCTCTATTTTGTTGTTTATATCTCTCAACATAAATTTCTCCATGTACAGGATGATTCAGCCATAATTTCCCACCATATGCAGAACCGTCTCTCGGTGTGTAATCTTTCTTTTTCTTCCCTTTTGATGGAAAACCAAAAAGGATTGCTTGAATAAATTGATAAATTGTTGACTTTCCCGCTTCATTTTCACCGTAAATCAACTGATTGCCAGAGGTAAAATCAAAGGTTTGCTGACGCCACTTTCCAAAAGCTGCTATTTCGATTTTTAAAATATTCATTCAGTACCCCCCTCAAACAAAAAGTCTTGCCGAATGATTTCTTGGGCCTTTTGTATCGTAGATTCTTGAAAGTCCGGTAGCAGATCCAACACTTTGATTGCCTCTTGATTTGTGTAGGCTTCATGTAATATATGCTGAAAATCTTCTTTTGTTTGGTAATTTTCGAATAGTTGTTCAAACATCAATGTGGAAGCAGACAAAGAAATTTTTACCTTGTTATCTCTTTCTAAAGTAGAGATGCGCCAAATAACTAAATTCGAAAATTTCCTGTTTGTTTCTTCCTTCAAATAATCTAATAATTCTCCAGAATAAATACGATCCAACACTTCCTGATCTAAGTGTTCATAATCAATGATCTCAAATTCAATGAGAGTCATCTTATTGGGTTCAACTAATTCTTGCTGGATTTTCTTCAATACATCCGTCGTTTGTTTCACTTCTCTGAGAGAAATTTGCTGACGTTTCCAATAAACTTCTGCAACTTTTATAGGTGTTGTTCGACAAGATGCTCCTTGAAGTTCAACTAAAACTATTGAAGTCGCAGGCTCTTCTTTTTTTGTATGACCTTGTGGTGCACCAGGATAAAGAATGGTCCCTTTTTCATTTAATTTAGTTGGAACATGGATATGGCCTAATGCCCAGTAGTCATAGCCTTTTGCTTCCATTTGATTTGCTTGAAATGGTGCATAATTCCCATGAGTTGACCCAGTTTCACCATGATAGAGTCCAATATGGTAGTCGACAGCAAAACGTTGGGGAAATTCAGGTACTTTTTCCTCAGTGATCCATTGTTTTGTGTAACTAAAACCACTGAGTGCAATCGTTTCGCCAGCATTCGTCGTCATTTGCAGTGTCTCTACAGTTTCCGAAGTAAACAAAGAAAGATTCTCGGGAAATTCAAACCAATATCTCTCTTTTTGATAAAAATCATGATTACCAAATGTTAAAAAAACTGAGATATTGTGTTCTCCTAAGCGCTTGATTTGTTCCGAAAAATGCTTTTGGATCTTTAGCGAAGGACGATTCTGGTGGAAGCTATCCCCTACCAGTAAAACAAAATCAACCTGATGTTTGATTGCCTGTTCCACAATATTTTCAAGTACGGTCAAATTAGCCCGTAATAATTTCTTTTGAACTTTTCCATCGATTCCCACTAATCCTTCAAATGAACGATCCATATGCAAATCTGCCGCATGAATAAATTTGACCATTAAGCTACTACCTCCCTATATATAAGATAATAAAATATAAGTTTGTCTGTAACGCTTTACTAAAACAGATCGATATCTGTTGACATTTTTTGTTTATACATGATTTATCATAACATTTCCATTGCTTTTTTTCAGCAAAAAACCGAAAATTTGTTCGCATCCAGACAAAAAAAAACAGCTGAACTTTCGTTCAACTGTTTTCATTTGCGTGGCGGCGTCCTACTCTCACAAGGGGCAACCCCTCACTACAATCGGCGCTAAGAAGCTTAACTTCTGTGTTCGGCATGGTTACAGGTGTATCCTTCTCGCCATCGCCACCACACTTGGTGTTATCTATGTTTGAGTAAATCTTGTTCACTCAAAACTGGATTTGAAGTATCAGTAAGAAACTCTCCGAGTTTTTCATTTTATTTTGGTTAAGTCCTCGATCGATTAGTATCAGTCCGCTCCATACATCACTGTACTTCCACTCCTGACCTATCTACCTGATCATCTCTCAGGGATCTTACTTTCTTAAAGAAATGGGAAATCTCATCTTGAGGTGGGCTTCACACTTAGATGCTTTCAGCGTTTATCCCTTCCCTACATAGCTACCCAGCAATGCCCTTGGCAGAACAACTGGTACACCAGCGGTAAGTCCATCCCGGTCCTCTCGTACTAAGGACAGCTCCTCTCAAATTTCCAACGCCCGCGACGGATAGGGACCGAACTGTCTCACGACGTTCTGAACCCAGCTCGCGTGCCGCTTTAATGGGCGAACAGCCCAACCCTTGGGACCGACTACAGCCCCAGGATGCGACGAGCCGACATCGAGGTGCCAAACCTCCCCGTCGATGTGGACTCTTGGGGGAGATAAGCCTGTTATCCCCAGGGTAGCTTTTATCCGTTGAGCGATGGCCCTTCCATGCGGAACCACCGGATCACTAAGCCCGACTTTCGTCCCTGCTCGACTTGTAGGTCTCGCAGTCAAGCTCCCTTCTGCCTTTACACTCTTCGAATGATTTCCAACCATTCTGAGGGAACCTTTGGGCGCCTCCGTTACTCTTTAGGAGGCGACCGCCCCAGTCAAACTGCCCATCTGACACTGTCTCCCACCACGATTAGTGGTGCGGGTTAGAGTGGCCATAACGCAGGGGTAGTATCCCACCAGCGCCTCCATCGAAACTAGCGTTCCGATTTCTACGGCTCCTACCTATCCTGTACATGCGGTACAGACACTCAATATCAAACTACAGTAAAGCTCCATGGGGTCTTTCCGTCCTGTCGCGGGTAACCTGCATCTTCACAGGTACTAAAATTTCACCGAGTCTCTCGTTGAGACAGTGCCCAAATCGTTACGCCTTTCGTGCGGGTCGGAACTTACCCGACAAGGAATTTCGCTACCTTAGGACCGTTATAGTTACGGCCGCCGTTTACTGGGGCTTCAATTCGTACCTTCGCTTACGCTAAGCACTCCTCTTAACCTTCCAGCACCGGGCAGGCGTCAGCCCCTATACTTCATCTTACGATTTTGCAGAGACCTGTGTTTTTGATAAACAGTCGCTTGGGCCTATTCACTGCGGCTGATCTGACGATCAGCACCCCTTCTCCCGAAGTTACGGGGTCATTTTGCCGAGTTCCTTAACGAGAGTTCTCTCGCTCACCTTAGGATTCTCTCCTCGACTACCTGTGTCGGTTTGCGGTACGGGTCGTTGTTTTCTCACTAGAAGCTTTTCTCGGCAGTGTGACGTCAGGAACTTCGGTACTATTATTTCCCTCCCCATCACAGCTTGTCCTTAAAGTTAGAAGCATTTGACTCCTATCAAGACTTACTGCTTGGACAGACATTTCCGATCGTCTGCATTCCTTAGCCTCCTGCGTCCCTCCATTGCTCAAACAAAAACAACGAGTACAGGAATATCAACCTGTTGTCCATCGCCTACGCCTGTCGGCCTCGGCTTAGGTCCCGACTAACCCTGGGCGGACGAGCCTTCCCCAGGAAACCTTAGTCATTCGGTGGACAGGATTCTCACCTGTCTTTCGCTACTCATACCGGCATTCTCACTTCTAAGCGCTCCAGCAGTCCTCACGATCTACCTTCAACGCCCTTAGAACGCTCTCCTACCAATACACCTAAAGGTGTACTCCACAGCTTCGGTAATATGTTTAGCCCCGGTACATTTTCGGCGCAGGGTCACTCGACTAGTGAGCTATTACGCACTCTTTAAATGGTGGCTGCTTCTAAGCCAACATCCTAGTTGTCTGTGCAACCCCACATCCTTTTCCACTTAACATATATTTTGGGACCTTAGCTGGTGGTCTGGGCTGTTTCCCTTTCGACTATGGATCTTATCACTCACAGTCTGACTCCCGGATATGAATGAATGGCATTCGGAGTTTATCTGAATTCGGTAACCCGAGATGGGCCCCTAGTCCAAACAGTGCTCTACCTCCATCATTCTCAATTCCGAGGCTAGCCCTAAAGCTATTTCGGAGAGAACCAGCTATCTCCAAGTTCGTTTGGAATTTCTCCGCTACCCACACCTCATCCCCGCACTTTTCAACGTACGTGGGTTCGGTCCTCCAGTGCGTTTTACCGCACCTTCAACCTGGACATGGGTAGATCACATGGTTTCGGGTCTACGACTACATACTCAAACGCCCTATTCAGACTCGCTTTCGCTGCGGCTCCGTCTCTTCAACTTAACCTCGCATGCAATCGTAACTCGCCGGTTCATTCTACAAAAGGCACGCCATCACCCATGAACGGGCTTTGACTTGTTGTAGGCACACGGTTTCAGGTTCTATTTCACTCCCCTTCCGGGGTGCTTTTCACCTTTCCCTCACGGTACTGGTTCACTATCGGTCACTAGGGAGTATTTAGCCTTGGGAGATGGTCCTCCCGGATTCCGACGGAATTCCTCGTGTTCCGCCGTACTCAGGATCCTCCTAGGTGCCTTCCAAATTTCATCTACGGGGCTTTCACCCTCTCTGACTGACTTTTCCAAGTCATTCGACTATCTGAAAGAACTACCATATTGGAGTCCTACAACCCCAATGAGCAAGCTCATTGGTTTGGGCTTTTCCCGTTTCGCTCGCCGCTACTCAGGGAATCGAATTTTCTTTCTCTTCCTGCAGGTACTTAGATGTTTCAGTTCTCTGCGTCTACCTCGTATACGCTATGTATTCACGTATACGTAACATCCTATAAAAGATGCTGGGTTCCCCCATTCGGAAATCTCTGGATCATAGCTTACGTACAGCTCCCCAAAGCATATCGGTGTTAGTCCCGTCCTTCATCGGCTCCTAGTGCCAAGGCATCCACCGTGCGCCCTTATTCACTTAACCTTATCAACCTTACGGTTGGGTTTTGATCTTTCTTCTAGCGATAGAAGTCCAATCAAGAAAAATAAGCAATTGAACTTATTAAAAAACTCATTCAACGCGGTGTTCTCGGTTTGTATTACTTACATTTTTACTTCAATATCCAGTTTTCAATGAACAAAATTTTGAGAGTAGACCTCTCAAAACTGAACAAAGTATCGACAAACGTGTGTAGTCTCCGTGATATTCCTTAGAAAGGAGGTGATCCAGCCGCACCTTCCGATACGGCTACCTTGTTACGACTTCACCCCAATCATCTATCCCACCTTAGGCGGCTGGCTCCAAAAAGGTTACCTCACCGACTTCGGGTGTTACAAACTCTCGTGGTGTGACGGGCGGTGTGTACAAGGCCCGGGAACGTATTCACCGCGGCGTGCTGATCCGCGATTACTAGCGATTCCGGCTTCATGTAGGCGAGTTGCAGCCTACAATCCGAACTGAGAGAAGCTTTAAGAGATTAGCTTAGCCTCGCGACTTCGCGACTCGTTGTACTTCCCATTGTAGCACGTGTGTAGCCCAGGTCATAAGGGGCATGATGATTTGACGTCATCCCCACCTTCCTCCGGTTTGTCACCGGCAGTCTTGCTAGAGTGCCCAACTAAATGATGGCAACTAACAATAAGGGTTGCGCTCGTTGCGGGACTTAACCCAACATCTCACGACACGAGCTGACGACAACCATGCACCACCTGTCACTTTGCCCCCGAAGGGGAAGCTCTATCTCTAGAGTGGTCAAAGGATGTCAAGACCTGGTAAGGTTCTTCGCGTTGCTTCGAATTAAACCACATGCTCCACCGCTTGTGCGGGCCCCCGTCAATTCCTTTGAGTTTCAACCTTGCGGTCGTACTCCCCAGGCGGAGTGCTTAATGCGTTAGCTGCAGCACTGAAGGGCGGAAACCCTCCAACACTTAGCACTCATCGTTTACGGCGTGGACTACCAGGGTATCTAATCCTGTTTGCTCCCCACGCTTTCGAGCCTCAGCGTCAGTTACAGACCAGAGAGCCGCCTTCGCCACTGGTGTTCCTCCATATATCTACGCATTTCACCGCTACACATGGAATTCCACTCTCCTCTTCTGCACTCAAGTCTCCCAGTTTCCAATGACCCTCCCCGGTTGAGCCGGGGGCTTTCACATCAGACTTAAGAAACCGCCTGCGCTCGCTTTACGCCCAATAAATCCGGACAACGCTTGCCACCTACGTATTACCGCGGCTGCTGGCACGTAGTTAGCCGTGGCTTTCTGGTTAGATACCGTCAAGGGGTGAACAGTTACTCTCACCCTTGTTCTTCTCTAACAACAGAGTTTTACGATCCGAAAACCTTCTTCACTCACGCGGCGTTGCTCGGTCAGACTTTCGTCCATTGCCGAAGATTCCCTACTGCTGCCTCCCGTAGGAGTTTGGGCCGTGTCTCAGTCCCAATGTGGCCGATCACCCTCTCAGGTCGGCTATGCATCGTGGCCTTGGTGAGCCGTTACCTCACCAACTAGCTAATGCACCGCGGGTCCATCCATCAGCGGCACCGTAAAGCGCCTTTCAAAACGAAACCATGCGGTTTCGATTGTTATACGGTATTAGCACCTGTTTCCAAGTGTTATCCCCTTCTGATGGGCAGGTTACCCACGTGTTACTCACCCGTTCGCCACTCCTCTTTTCCCGGTGGAGCAAGCTCCGGTGGGAAAAGAGGCGTTCGACTTGCATGTATTAGGCACGCCGCCAGCGTTCGTCCTGAGCCAGGATCAAACTCTCATAATATGCTAGTTCCTCACAGCGAAAGCTGATGTGGAACTGTAGTTCGAAATTTACTTTCGAACATCATATAGTTCATTTGTTAAGCTCAATTGTTTGCTAGCATATTGCTTGCTTGTTAAAAATGTTTGTTGTCTTGAATTGAATCAAGACGCCCTACACATTTGGTTTGTCTTACTTTGTTCAGTTTTCAAAGGTCTACGTGATAATTGAAACACAACTGTCTCAGCTTATCATTTGTGATTGCCTTAGCAACTTTTATATCTTAGCAAACTCTCGAATGATCGTCAACTATTTTTTAAAAGTTTTTTGAACTCGTTTTTCACGAGATCGTTTTAGCAACTCACTTATCATAACTCACCGTTTGTTATTTGTCAACATGTTTTTTTGTTTATTTCTTAATAAAATCAACATCTAAAAACTCATCTCTCATAACCAACTTCGTTATATTATCACATGGAATTATGATTGTCAATAAAACTTTTAAACAAATTTCATGATTGTTTTCATGTTTCAGCAACGTTGACTATACTATCATTAAAAAAAAGATTGGTCAAGGTAAAATTTAACTTTCACTGCACCTAATCTTTTTTTATTTATTTCATTCCATTTCTATTTCCTGATAGTTGAAATAATCAAAATCAGCATAGCTCCCTCCTCTTACGTTTAAATCATGCACACCAATACCAACAAAGTTTCCTGTAAAACCACCTGTTAGTGTCTGCACATCAATTTCAGCACCGATTTTTTTCCAGTCTTGCGAACGTTTCACATAAAATTGTCCAAAAGTCTTTTCAACAACTACTTTAATCACTGTCTCTCTTCCTCTTAGCGGATAAATTTCAGGCCTAATCGTAACATGACCGTCAACTGCACTAAGTAATCGGAGACACTTCCCTATCTTTTC is part of the Enterococcus mundtii genome and harbors:
- a CDS encoding metallophosphoesterase family protein — protein: MVKFIHAADLHMDRSFEGLVGIDGKVQKKLLRANLTVLENIVEQAIKHQVDFVLLVGDSFHQNRPSLKIQKHFSEQIKRLGEHNISVFLTFGNHDFYQKERYWFEFPENLSLFTSETVETLQMTTNAGETIALSGFSYTKQWITEEKVPEFPQRFAVDYHIGLYHGETGSTHGNYAPFQANQMEAKGYDYWALGHIHVPTKLNEKGTILYPGAPQGHTKKEEPATSIVLVELQGASCRTTPIKVAEVYWKRQQISLREVKQTTDVLKKIQQELVEPNKMTLIEFEIIDYEHLDQEVLDRIYSGELLDYLKEETNRKFSNLVIWRISTLERDNKVKISLSASTLMFEQLFENYQTKEDFQHILHEAYTNQEAIKVLDLLPDFQESTIQKAQEIIRQDFLFEGGTE
- a CDS encoding ATP-binding protein → MNILKIEIAAFGKWRQQTFDFTSGNQLIYGENEAGKSTIYQFIQAILFGFPSKGKKKKDYTPRDGSAYGGKLWLNHPVHGEIYVERYKQQNRGKSKVTCNGQSGSDELLEKLLSPLTKELFQQVFTFQQEQLSELAHLTEKELHDALISLGITGSSHVFQKRQEYYQSADKLFKRKGQKLVINQRLNEWKQLQEKIHQKQGQEAIYSEWIMEEQRLAEQQQLLLHDIEQINQKLTLYHQQELNFSLYEEWQSLKKNMLAEVPDESLIQDLEVFTKRYQQMNERLEELEASLERHSGIDQQSACYYFYLEQEQELKALQQKQFSTEQLMDEWQRLQVETRETASELKILEQRWRWDRLQRPQEFIDDPEWRSLYTMAQQLNDEHSQLAIRFDIVKEQQQTLEAEINELELAHPTLIQTRPTQDVPEKQSFFKFYVSALVLAVIGLILPMPGKILGPLLALGVVGYTLTRRKPKNTTNQNLPEIKGKWQEKLGQLDIVLAQLEEITQTINENKRKQQKMEQSVADFAYHHSLGIMNTLETMKNEGQEVTDYQKLYAVFQKKQQREREIQEQLLQIDGELDLAKEWLPLQHKSLSEKMALLTTFIQEMEQMKYARSYQQNTLLKQEINALKKKQKMWLEEYKEQFTRAELSYPSEVPIFLQKVEQTKQQQARFEELTHILSPIFKTVITYSQLQTQIAHESERLQELKREESRKSEQRQRLQLQIEGLQQDGTLDELYQQESLQKAQLQTLFEEWGGLVIAGTFLGDLSTELSERQLPQLLKLAGDYLSILTDRQYQEIQLKNDTLTLTNGTDEFPIYELSTGTKDQMIMAMRFAYLALEAKRSICPVIIDDGWLHYDHKRKYRLAKLLAEFSKTYQVICLSSDQEMVSYYHELEQSVRKLEGANSEKNT